In one window of Mercurialis annua linkage group LG4, ddMerAnnu1.2, whole genome shotgun sequence DNA:
- the LOC126677214 gene encoding uncharacterized protein LOC126677214, translating into MGLVETKKEDIDDFTIRRLWPNLDFDYCYSSSVGASGGLLCVWNSSLISPTRINKNDRWISLDFNWFSKSIRFILLYAPNCPNERAVIWMDLQQEIDCEGLCFLSGDFNEILSPNERLNCTTFSTSMIAFAEFINMAGLLEVPLQGRFFTWQNRISKSKIDRCFVSPLVFSTWQDLHLNALSRSFSDHVPILFSSSGKIDWGPRPFRSINAWWDHPKFLDFVISAWHSISTSNQNCSLVFKLRDLRKTVKDWNTSVFGDLNSKAASIQLNIEKIESASDSRQLTADESHSLGKARLNWNLLGDKNTSFFHLAANIHAKNNLISEIWVDDNRYYRPAEIRLNICNYFCSFYKKSTQINFSLQTFSFRTLPWESGLSLTATFDERRKCIMLLRVAILTKHRDQTDSTCSSTLNLGSLLAPLLPRVISDNQFGFIKGRSIHECHSIASEIIHLSSRRKEKILLLKLDFQKAFDSVSWSFILTVLKQMQFSNTLVDWISCLLNTSQLSVLVNGSPSDRFFMERGVRQGDPLSPMLFVIAAEGFKIMMDKAKELGLIEGISIQDYHESLSLLQFADDTLLFIPYNLEMVRNLLRILRCFELVSGLRINFQKSSIIGLNVSDNDLNAAAMILNCKTEKLPFDYLGMPLSNKPLKIAHLAPLRQNFCNRFAQWKGNLLSPAGRLVMIKSVLASLPVYTMCNFAIPSGVIASLEKFMRSFLWSSSSSVVRESSNLSSWHVLSNTNQANLSSMWRGIRKICVNNTDIWNLFCGNIHFNVGNGEMIKFWKDLWIKDQLIPLYISHAQLFILSMNKEACLRDVADVNGVISSFTWKRRLRIGEADSWEIVCGSFSRIYLHQNKLDFVRWSNKDVSFSPASFCRLLSNNSAFDSSFLSGLWKQKIPPRFQFFIWLLHKERIASKWHLFQRGVLTVDQQFCANCSEKETGIHIVLHCNNAWVFWCNLLGRIQITARNQKVFKETTSDYRDLVFLCVSKGVIHYKYHNPSFPYSGNDVFRSLDFIFRS; encoded by the exons ATGGGTTTGGTGGAAACAAAGAAAGAGGATATTGATGATTTTACAATTCGTAGACTTTGGCCGAATTTGGATTTTGATTATTGTTATTCTAGCTCAGTGGGTGCTTCGGGAGGCCTACTTTGTGTTTGGAATTCTAGTTTGATTTCTCCGACTCGAATCAACAAGAATGATAGATGGATTTCTTTGGATTTTAATTGGTTTTCTAAATCAATTCGGTTCATATTGCTTTACGCTCCTAATTGTCCTAATGAAAGGGCTGTTATATGGATGGATCTCCAGCAGGAAATAGATTGTGAGGGTTTATGCTTCCTTTCAGGCGACTTTAATGAGATTTTGAGTCCTAATGAGAGATTGAATTGCACTACTTTCTCTACTTCCATGATTGCTTTTGCTGAGTTTATTAATATGGCGGGGTTGTTGGAGGTTCCATTACAAGGCCGTTTTTTCACTTGGCAAAATAGAATTTCCAAATCAAAGATCGATCGATGTTTCGTCTCTCCGTTGGTTTTTAGTACTTGGCAAGATTTACACTTGAACGCTTTATCAAGATCATTCTCAGACCATGTTCCTATTTTGTTTTCTTCGTCAGGAAAAATTGATTGGGGCCCTCGTCCTTTTAGGTCAATAAATGCTTGGTGGGATCATccgaaatttttagattttgttatttctgcTTGGCATTCTATATCTACTTCTAATCAAAATTGTTCATTAGTTTTTAAACTTCGTGATCTCAGGAAAACAGTTAAGGACTGGAATACGAGTGTTTTTGGTGATCTGAATTCCAAGGCTGCTTCTATTCAGCTTAATATTGAGAAAATTGAATCTGCTTCTGATTCAAGACAGCTTACAGCGGATGAGTCTCATTCATTGGGT AAGGCGAGACTGAACTGGAATCTCTTAGGTGATAAGAACACTTCGTTCTTTCATTTAGCTGCCAACATTCATGCTAAAAACAACTTGATTTCTGAAATTTGGGTGGATGATAATCGGTATTACAGACCTGCAGAAATCAGACTTAACATCTGTAactatttttgttctttttataaGAAGAGCACGCAGATTAATTTCAGCCTTCAGACTTTCAGTTTTAGAACGCTTCCTTGGGAGTCAGGCCTTTCTTTGACAGCAACTTTTGACGAGAGGAGGAAGTGTATAATGCTCTTAAGAGTTGCGATCCTAACAAAGCACCGGGACCAGACGGATTCAACATGTTCTTCTACTCTAAATCTTGGCAGTTT ATTAGCTCCGCTTCTTCCTCGTGTAATTTCGGATAACCAGTTCGGTTTCATCAAGGGGCGTAGTATACATGAATGCCACTCTATTGCTTCTGAAATTATCCATTTATCGTCAAGGCGTAAAGAGAAAATTCTTCTTCTCAAATTAGACTTCCAAAAGGCTTTTGATAGCGTCTCATGGTCGTTTATTTTGACTGTTCTTAAGCAAATGCAATTCAGCAATACTTTGGTTGATTGGATATCCTGTCTTTTAAATACATCACAGCTTTCGGTTCTCGTTAATGGGAGCCCCTCTGATAGATTTTTCATGGAACGTGGTGTTAGGCAAGGTGACCCTCTTTCCCCGATGTTGTTCGTCATCGCAGCTGAGGGATTTAAAATTATGATGGACAAAGCAAAGGAGTTGGGTCTTATTGAAGGTATTTCTATCCAAGATTATCATGAATCTTTATCTTTACTGCAGTTCGCAGACGATACTCTGCTTTTTATTCCGTATAATTTGGAAATGGTGAGAAATTTGTTACGTATCCTTCGTTGTTTTGAGCTTGTTTCTGGACTTCGTATCAACTTCCAAAAGAGTTCGATTATTGGGCTGAATGTCTCAGATAATGATCTAAATGCAGCTGCGATGATATTGAATTGCAAAACTGAGAAGTTGCCTTTTGACTACTTGGGAATGCCTTTGTCTAATAAGCCACTGAAGATTGCTCACTTAGCTCCTCTAAGACAgaacttttgtaatcgtttcgCTCAATGGAAAGGTAATCTCCTTTCTCCAGCGGGTCGTTTGGTTATGATTAAATCAGTCCTTGCAAGTTTACCTGTTTATACAATGTGCAATTTTGCTATTCCTTCGGGTGTTATTGCTTCTTTGGAAAAATTCATGCGATCATTTCTTTGGTCTAGCTCTTCTTCGG TGGTTCGAGAGAGTTCTAATCTTAGTTCGTGGCATGTTTTGTCTAATACAAACCAAGCTAACTTATCGTCAATGTGGCGTGGGATTCGCAAGATTTGCGTTAACAATACGGATATTTGGAACCTGTTTTGTggtaatattcattttaatgtGGGGAATGGAGAAATGATTAAATTTTGGAAGGATTTATGGATTAAGGATCAGCTTATCCCTTTATACATTTCTCATGCTCAGTTGTTTATTCTTTCCATGAACAAAGAGGCCTGCCTGCGGGATGTAGCTGATGTAAATGGAGTAATCTCGTCGTTCACTTGGAAGAGGAGGCTTAGAATTGGAGAGGCTGATAGTTGGGAAATTGTTTGCGGGTCTTTTAGTCGGATTTACCTTCATCAGAACAAGTTAGATTTTGTAAGATGGAGTAACAAAGATGTCAGCTTCAGTCCCGCAAGTTTCTGCAGATTATTAAGCAACAATTCAGCTTTTGACAGCAGCTTCTTGTCCGGTCTTTGGAAGCAGAAAATTCCACCAAGATTTCAGTTCTTCATTTGGCTCTTACATAAGGAGCGGATTGCTTCAAAATGGCACCTGTTCCAGCGTGGTGTATTAACTGTAGATCAGCAATTTTGTGCAAATTGCAGTGAGAAGGAGACGGGAATTCATATAGTTTTGCACTGTAATAATGCTTGGGTTTTTTGGTGTAATCTTCTTGGTCGCATTCAGATTACAG CGAGGAATCAAAAAGTTTTCAAAGAGACGACGTCGGACTACAGAGACTTAGTTTTTCTTTGTGTTTCCAAGGGTGTGATTCACTATAAATATCACAATCCTTCTTTTCCGTACAGTGGTAATGATGTTTTTAGGAGCCTTGATTTCATTTTCCGGTCTTAA
- the LOC126677221 gene encoding uncharacterized protein LOC126677221, producing the protein MKAPQNIREVQKLNGRITALGRFISSSAKKRLPFFKQLRNIKKFTWDEDCQKAFENLKSFLTQTPLLSRPIAGEMTLKGAELNYPTIDKLALAVVVTTKKLKPYFQGHIVIVRTNQPLRKALHRPETSGRLVSWSVQLGVHDIRYEPRKTLKAQALADFVAEMTEKPPDSVAEDITWNLFVDGASSEQGAGAGIVLLGPQTVLIEHALHLKLKATNNMAGMRVRRYFFYCIKLLRCSCLADDVAEYEAFLTGLTLAKEVKAERLRIHSDSQLVTSQILGQFQTKDANMAKYMERAKVMLMEIERNGGQWEIIPIPRERNMRADALAKAAATRSSLYLSLYMKEERMSPIIDEKEILPITEIDPWMQPIVEYLNDGTVSEGRAAAAKLVRISSVYSMIEGTLYRISVTHPWSKCISVEDGAYVLKEIHEGERGAHEGPASLSRKALLLDIIGQL; encoded by the exons ATGAAGGCTCCGCAAAATATCCGAGAAGTGCAGAAGTTAAATGGCCGCATCACAGCACTGGGACGCTTTATCTCTTCATCAGCTAAAAAACGTTTGCCATTTTTTAAGCAACTAAGGAATATCAAAAAATTCACTTGGGATGAAGATTGTCAGAAAGCGTTTGAAAATCTGAAGTCTTTCCTGACTCAGACGCCATTACTAAGTAGACCCATCGCGGGAGAGAT GACGCTTAAAGGCGCAGAGCTCAACTACCCAACCATTGACAAATTGGCGTTAGCTGTAGTGGTTACAACAAAGAAGCTCAAACCATACTTCCAAGGGCACATAGTCATCGTCCGAACAAATCAACCCCTACGCAAGGCTCTCCATCGCCCGGAAACATCCGGGAGACTGGTAAGCTGGTCAGTACAGCTAGGAGTGCACGATATCAGATACGAGCCAAGGAAGACGCTGAAAGCACAGGCACTGGCAGACTTCGTCGCAGAAATGACTGAGAAACCACCCGACTCAGTCGCAGAGGACATAACCTGGAACCTGTTCGTGGATGGAGCTTCCAGTGAACAGGGGGCAGGGGCAGGAATAGTATTACTCGGACCTCAGACGGTACTCATAGAGCATGCATTACATTTGAAGTTGAAAGCTACCAACAATATGGCAGGTATGCGAGTACGCAGATATTTTTTCTATTGCATAAAATTACTTAGATGCTCATGTCTTGCTGATGAtgtagcagaatatgaggccttTCTAACAGGACTCACATTAGCGAAAGAAGTAAAAGCAGAAAGGCTGAGGATCCAcagcgactcccagctggttACAAGCCAAATTTTGGGCCAATTCCAAACGAAAGATGCCAACATGGCAAAATACATGGAAAGAGCAAAGGTGATGCTGATGGAAATAGAAAGGAACGGTGGGCAATGGGAAATAATCCCAATACCCAGAGAAAGAAACATGCGAGCAGACGCCCTAGCAAAAGCAGCCGCGACAAGAAGTTCTCTGTATCTCTCACTCTACATGAAAGAGGAGAGGATGAGTCCCATAATAGACGAGAAAGAAATTCTACCGATCACAGAGATAGATCCTTGGATGCAACCCATTGTCGAATACCTAAACGATGGAACAGTCTCAGAAGGAAGAGCAGCAGCAGCGAAACTGGTACGAATATCGTCTGTCTACTCCATGATAGAAGGTACCTTGTACCGGATCTCGGTCACACACCCATGGTCCAAATGCATTTCGGTAGAAGACGGAGCTTATGTACTGAAGGAGATCCACGAAGGGGAACGTGGAGCACATGAGGGACCAGCCTCTCTGAGCAGGAAAGCACTACTCCTGGATATTATTGGCCAACTATGA